The following are from one region of the Candidatus Edwardsbacteria bacterium genome:
- the ribD gene encoding bifunctional diaminohydroxyphosphoribosylaminopyrimidine deaminase/5-amino-6-(5-phosphoribosylamino)uracil reductase RibD, giving the protein MGEHKRYMMMALELAAKAKGRTWPNPMVGAIVVKDGRVVGRGYHQKAGMNHAEVEALEQAGLQAGGAILYVSLEPCCHSGKRTPPCTQAIIGAGIKTVVYGMDDPNPNVNGKGAEELRKAGIETIGKVMEKEAQGLNEVYRKYMTTGYPFTVLKMALSLDGRIAVPGGESRGLSSKESLELVHKLRLESEAIMVGSGTVTKDDPQLTVRLVDNPDHKQPTRFVVDSTLRSPINSKIFDQSIAKTVMITTDQADPSRKAELEKKEIEIWTIRALPDGMVDIKELLRQMGLHEYCNLLVEGGSGLATSFLKAGLVDKLSLLYTPTIIGGDGVPPFGQLGLKNIAEAFKLRDLKARPVGDDILVEAYPARD; this is encoded by the coding sequence ATGGGAGAACATAAACGATACATGATGATGGCCCTGGAGCTGGCGGCTAAGGCCAAAGGCCGGACCTGGCCCAATCCCATGGTGGGCGCCATAGTCGTCAAGGACGGCCGGGTGGTGGGCCGGGGGTATCACCAAAAGGCCGGAATGAATCATGCCGAGGTTGAGGCGCTGGAACAGGCTGGACTACAGGCCGGGGGGGCCATCCTGTATGTCAGCCTGGAGCCCTGCTGCCACAGCGGAAAAAGGACCCCGCCCTGCACCCAGGCAATCATCGGAGCCGGAATCAAAACCGTAGTGTACGGAATGGATGATCCCAACCCCAATGTCAATGGTAAGGGAGCCGAAGAACTCAGAAAAGCCGGAATCGAAACGATAGGAAAAGTGATGGAAAAAGAAGCCCAAGGATTGAACGAAGTTTACCGGAAATACATGACCACCGGGTACCCCTTCACCGTCCTGAAAATGGCTTTAAGCCTGGACGGCAGGATCGCTGTCCCGGGCGGGGAGTCCCGTGGGCTGTCGTCGAAGGAATCCCTTGAACTAGTGCATAAACTGCGGCTGGAATCGGAGGCCATCATGGTGGGCAGCGGCACGGTGACCAAGGACGATCCCCAGCTGACCGTCCGGCTGGTTGATAATCCGGATCACAAGCAGCCCACCAGGTTCGTGGTCGACAGCACCCTAAGGAGTCCGATCAACTCCAAGATATTTGATCAATCCATTGCCAAGACGGTGATGATAACCACCGACCAGGCTGATCCCAGCAGGAAAGCGGAACTGGAAAAGAAAGAAATAGAGATCTGGACAATCCGGGCCCTGCCGGACGGAATGGTGGACATAAAGGAACTGCTGCGCCAGATGGGGCTTCATGAATACTGCAACCTCCTGGTCGAGGGAGGCAGCGGCCTGGCCACGTCATTTTTAAAAGCGGGGCTGGTCGACAAGCTGAGCCTCCTTTATACGCCCACTATCATCGGGGGGGACGGGGTCCCGCCTTTCGGCCAGCTGGGTCTGAAAAACATCGCCGAGGCCTTCAAGCTTCGCGATCTGAAGGCCCGGCCGGTGGGCGATGATATTTTAGTCGAAGCCTACCCGGCGAGGGATTGA
- the ftsY gene encoding signal recognition particle-docking protein FtsY, which produces MPLIKTIRDGLNKTRTGIWHKTVGLITGKRSLSPQELSELEELLILSDVGVEAGERLINAVRNDPSDQTAMERLKGEMTGILSLNSNLKSQISNFEIKPQVWLIIGVNGSGKTTSIAKLAHYLKEQGRRVMLAAGDTYRAAAIEQLKKWADRLGVEFIGSKTGADPASVAYDAVESAAAREISHLLIDTAGRLHTQKHLRDELGKIYSTIGKKMPGAPHLTLLVLDATTGQNAVSQAKLFSQAARIDGIILTKLDGTAKGGIVLAIAMELKIPVLFTGVGEGLDDLLAFDQVAFVDSLLEQQSALKGI; this is translated from the coding sequence GTGCCCCTGATCAAAACCATCAGGGACGGCCTGAATAAGACCCGGACGGGCATCTGGCATAAAACGGTCGGCCTGATCACCGGCAAAAGATCGCTGTCTCCTCAGGAACTGTCGGAACTGGAAGAGCTTCTTATCCTTTCGGATGTCGGGGTGGAGGCCGGTGAAAGGCTGATCAACGCTGTCAGGAACGACCCGAGCGACCAAACGGCCATGGAACGGCTGAAGGGCGAGATGACGGGGATACTCTCCCTGAATTCAAATCTCAAATCTCAAATCTCAAATTTCGAAATAAAGCCGCAGGTATGGCTGATCATCGGGGTCAACGGGTCGGGCAAGACCACCTCCATCGCCAAATTGGCGCATTACCTGAAAGAACAGGGCCGGCGGGTGATGCTGGCCGCCGGTGATACCTACCGCGCGGCCGCCATCGAGCAGCTTAAAAAATGGGCCGACCGGCTGGGGGTGGAGTTCATCGGCAGTAAGACCGGGGCCGACCCGGCCAGCGTGGCCTACGATGCGGTGGAATCGGCCGCGGCCAGGGAGATCAGCCATCTTTTGATAGATACCGCCGGCAGATTGCATACCCAGAAGCATCTGCGGGACGAGCTGGGCAAGATATACTCCACCATCGGCAAGAAGATGCCCGGAGCTCCGCATCTCACTTTACTGGTTTTGGATGCTACCACCGGACAGAACGCCGTCAGCCAGGCAAAATTATTTTCCCAGGCGGCCAGGATAGACGGCATAATCCTCACCAAGCTGGACGGCACCGCCAAGGGCGGCATAGTGCTGGCCATAGCCATGGAGCTGAAGATCCCGGTTTTGTTCACCGGGGTGGGGGAGGGGCTGGATGACTTGCTGGCTTTCGATCAGGTCGCTTTTGTGGACAGCCTGCTGGAACAACAGTCGGCCCTTAAAGGCATTTGA
- a CDS encoding riboflavin synthase produces the protein MFTGLIEQIGTIKAFKNAGHSAQIDIAAGWSDLVLGESIAVNGACLTVARMVAGGFSADLSRETISKTSFSEIKAGAPVNLERALKAGDRFGGHFVSGHIDCAAKISKIIRRPDSTEIKISTGSGHWKYIVDRGSVAVDGISLTVSRKEPDGFWTAVIPHTLDHTNLKHRKTGDRVNLEFDMMVKYTESIIKGK, from the coding sequence ATGTTCACCGGACTGATAGAGCAGATAGGCACCATCAAGGCCTTCAAAAATGCCGGGCATTCGGCCCAGATCGATATTGCGGCCGGGTGGTCCGACCTGGTTTTGGGTGAGAGCATCGCTGTCAACGGGGCCTGCCTGACCGTGGCCAGGATGGTCGCCGGGGGCTTTTCCGCCGACCTCAGCCGGGAGACCATCAGCAAAACTTCGTTTTCTGAGATCAAAGCTGGGGCTCCGGTCAATCTGGAAAGGGCCCTGAAGGCCGGAGACAGGTTTGGCGGCCATTTTGTGTCCGGCCATATCGACTGCGCAGCAAAGATCTCCAAGATCATCCGCCGGCCGGACAGCACCGAGATCAAGATATCGACAGGCTCAGGGCATTGGAAGTACATAGTTGACCGGGGATCGGTGGCGGTGGACGGCATCAGCCTGACCGTGTCACGCAAAGAGCCTGACGGATTCTGGACAGCCGTCATTCCCCATACCCTGGACCATACCAACCTGAAACACCGAAAAACAGGTGACAGGGTAAACCTGGAATTCGATATGATGGTCAAATACACCGAGTCAATAATAAAAGGCAAGTGA
- a CDS encoding magnesium transporter CorA family protein, which translates to MLRICQIKDHQVSDCSGEQGTVWVYTNPSDQEKKHLVNELKIDEHTLTSALDPDELSRLEFEPDHAALIFKRPKNYSSQDELLFKVSSVGLFLFKDRLIVVMPEESPLFEGKQFQRVASLNDLLLKLIYRSIFHYLEHLKIINMITDSLEDKISSSMENKYLLNLFTLEKSLVYYLNAINSNSMLIEKLKTNAAKIDFSPEELEFLDDIIIENNQCYRQAEIYSNILASMMDARASIVSNNLNVLMKTLNIITIGIMVPTFVVSAFSMNVGIPLSWHPAAFWMVMGLALVSVVAFMLFWRFKKW; encoded by the coding sequence ATGCTAAGAATATGCCAAATAAAAGACCATCAGGTGTCCGATTGTTCCGGCGAACAGGGCACCGTCTGGGTATATACCAATCCCAGCGACCAGGAAAAGAAGCATCTGGTAAATGAGCTGAAGATCGACGAGCACACCCTGACCTCGGCCCTGGATCCCGATGAATTGTCGCGGCTGGAATTCGAGCCGGACCATGCGGCCCTGATATTCAAACGGCCCAAGAACTACTCCTCCCAGGACGAACTGCTGTTCAAGGTGTCATCGGTCGGCCTATTCCTTTTCAAGGACCGGCTGATCGTGGTGATGCCGGAAGAGTCTCCGCTGTTCGAGGGGAAACAGTTCCAGCGGGTGGCATCCCTGAACGACCTGCTGCTTAAGTTGATCTACCGATCCATCTTTCATTACCTGGAGCACCTGAAGATAATAAACATGATAACCGATTCTTTGGAGGACAAGATCAGCTCCTCCATGGAGAACAAATACCTGCTGAACCTGTTCACCCTGGAGAAGAGCCTGGTCTATTACCTGAATGCCATCAACTCAAATTCCATGCTGATAGAAAAACTCAAGACCAATGCCGCCAAGATCGACTTCTCGCCCGAGGAGCTGGAATTCCTGGACGACATCATCATCGAGAACAACCAGTGCTACCGGCAAGCCGAGATATATTCCAACATCCTGGCCAGCATGATGGACGCCAGAGCCTCCATCGTCAGCAACAACCTCAACGTGCTGATGAAGACCCTGAACATCATCACCATCGGCATCATGGTGCCCACCTTCGTGGTCAGCGCCTTCTCCATGAACGTCGGCATCCCCCTTTCCTGGCACCCGGCGGCCTTCTGGATGGTGATGGGACTGGCCCTGGTCTCGGTGGTGGCCTTCATGCTGTTCTGGCGCTTCAAAAAGTGGTAG